Proteins found in one Prochlorococcus marinus XMU1405 genomic segment:
- a CDS encoding peptide chain release factor 3, with amino-acid sequence MSSSTKILNNKDILEAVNKRRNFAIISHPDAGKTTLTEKLLLYGGAIQQAGAVKARGNQRKATSDWMELEKQRGISITSTVLQFKYEKSVINLLDTPGHQDFSEDTYRTLAAADNAVMLEDAAKGLEPQTRKLFEVCKMRKIPIFTFINKMDRPGREPFSLLDEIESELGLNTLPINWPIGSGEEFRGVIDRFSREVILFDKAVRGKQSNEKRLSLEDKELSKYVERDLLENSLEELEVLDEAGSKFEKEKVFNGSLTPVFFGSAMTNFGVRPFLDSFLKMAQKPTSRNSNKGDIEPASDEFSGFVFKLQANMDPKHRDRVAFIRVCSGKFEKDMSVKHSRTGKTIRLSRPQKIFGQDREVVDDAYPGDVIGLNNPGMFSIGDTLYTGTHLEYEGIPSFSPEIFSWLRNPNPSAFKNFRKGVNELREEGAVQILYDFDESKRDPILAAVGQLQLEVVTHRLKSEYGVDSNLEAMPYQLARWISDGWPAIEKLSRIFNCKIVKDCWNRPVILFKNEWNLNQFVEDNNQLNLNKVAPVVSGVEPIVL; translated from the coding sequence ATGAGCTCAAGTACTAAAATTCTAAATAATAAAGACATACTGGAAGCGGTAAATAAAAGAAGAAATTTTGCAATTATTTCACATCCAGATGCCGGTAAAACAACTCTTACTGAGAAGCTTCTTTTATATGGAGGTGCCATTCAACAGGCAGGAGCAGTAAAGGCTAGAGGTAATCAGAGAAAAGCAACCTCAGATTGGATGGAACTTGAGAAACAAAGAGGTATTTCTATTACATCAACTGTATTGCAATTTAAATATGAAAAATCAGTAATCAATCTTTTAGATACACCAGGACACCAAGATTTCTCCGAAGATACTTATAGAACATTAGCTGCTGCTGATAATGCAGTTATGTTGGAAGATGCGGCTAAAGGACTAGAACCTCAAACTAGAAAATTGTTTGAAGTTTGCAAGATGCGAAAAATACCAATATTTACTTTTATAAATAAAATGGATAGACCAGGAAGAGAGCCATTTTCTTTACTTGATGAAATTGAATCAGAACTTGGATTAAACACTTTACCGATTAATTGGCCAATTGGGAGTGGAGAGGAATTTAGAGGGGTTATCGATAGATTTTCGAGAGAGGTGATTTTATTTGATAAAGCCGTGAGAGGGAAACAATCGAATGAGAAAAGATTAAGTCTTGAAGATAAAGAGCTATCAAAATATGTAGAGCGAGATTTACTCGAAAACTCACTTGAAGAATTGGAGGTTCTTGATGAGGCAGGATCTAAATTTGAAAAAGAAAAAGTTTTTAATGGCTCTTTAACCCCAGTTTTCTTTGGATCTGCTATGACTAATTTTGGTGTAAGACCATTTTTAGATAGTTTTTTAAAAATGGCACAAAAACCAACTTCAAGAAATAGTAATAAAGGGGATATTGAACCTGCAAGCGATGAATTTAGTGGGTTTGTTTTTAAGCTTCAGGCAAATATGGATCCAAAGCATAGAGATAGGGTTGCTTTTATAAGAGTTTGTAGCGGAAAATTTGAAAAGGACATGTCAGTTAAACATTCCAGAACTGGGAAAACAATCAGATTATCAAGACCTCAAAAAATATTTGGGCAAGACAGAGAAGTGGTTGATGATGCCTATCCTGGAGATGTTATTGGCTTGAATAATCCAGGAATGTTTTCTATTGGAGATACTCTTTATACTGGTACTCATCTGGAGTATGAAGGTATACCATCCTTTAGTCCTGAAATATTCAGCTGGCTAAGAAACCCAAATCCCTCAGCATTTAAAAACTTTAGAAAGGGTGTCAATGAACTTCGAGAAGAAGGGGCTGTTCAGATTCTTTATGACTTTGATGAGAGCAAAAGAGACCCCATACTCGCAGCTGTTGGTCAATTGCAGTTGGAGGTAGTAACTCACAGATTAAAAAGTGAATATGGTGTAGATTCAAATCTTGAAGCAATGCCATATCAATTAGCTAGATGGATTTCTGATGGATGGCCAGCCATTGAAAAACTAAGCAGAATATTTAATTGTAAAATAGTTAAAGATTGTTGGAATAGGCCAGTTATTCTTTTCAAAAATGAGTGGAATCTAAATCAATTTGTTGAAGATAATAATCAATTAAATTTAAACAAAGTTGCTCCCGTTGTTAGTGGAGTCGAACCAATTGTTTTATAA
- a CDS encoding class I SAM-dependent methyltransferase, producing the protein MERIPEPELMEEKEQVISYDEADFSEGEFNLINQINHYLLRKNISLGEKDLIVDLGCGPGNISEKLAIRWPNTEVVGIDGSKEMILRAEYNKNISSKQKILKNLRYVCADIKDIKSNNFTFKKISLLVSNSLIHHITNLEDFFNTIRILSSNITVNFHKDLKRPLDEKSALELKAKCSKKYNEILTNDYYASLRASYTFNELKNFTLENDLSSLDVFEEGDNYLIVYGNV; encoded by the coding sequence ATGGAAAGAATCCCTGAACCTGAATTAATGGAAGAAAAAGAGCAGGTCATTTCTTATGACGAAGCTGATTTTTCAGAAGGTGAATTTAATCTAATTAATCAAATAAATCATTATCTTTTGAGAAAAAATATTTCTTTAGGTGAAAAAGATTTAATAGTTGACTTAGGATGCGGTCCAGGAAATATTTCTGAGAAGTTAGCAATAAGATGGCCTAATACTGAAGTGGTTGGAATAGATGGTTCTAAAGAGATGATTTTGAGAGCAGAATATAATAAAAATATTTCTTCTAAACAGAAAATATTAAAAAATTTACGCTATGTTTGTGCTGATATTAAAGACATAAAATCAAATAATTTCACTTTTAAAAAAATTAGTTTGCTTGTAAGCAACAGTTTGATTCACCACATTACCAATCTTGAAGATTTCTTCAACACCATAAGAATTTTGTCTAGCAATATCACTGTAAATTTTCACAAGGACTTAAAAAGGCCATTAGATGAAAAGTCTGCTTTAGAACTCAAAGCAAAATGTTCAAAAAAATATAATGAGATTTTAACAAATGATTATTATGCATCTTTAAGAGCTTCTTATACTTTTAACGAGTTAAAAAATTTCACTTTAGAGAATGATCTATCCTCTTTAGATGTGTTTGAAGAAGGTGATAATTATTTAATAGTCTATGGTAATGTTTAA
- a CDS encoding CPP1-like family protein → MDSNSSKNNNEKSPYEILGVKQGAAFEDIQKARDIKVKEAGEDLILKAKIESSFDQLLMGSLKARQSGNVSYEAVSASKKEKQINQFTNNNFPLLSKIKNLNNNSKNSSQYSLPKITTPSFDNLSIKISVGLLFLILLCISPDSNNRLLLSISTLILTYTQIKSGKRFIGSLGWSVTFLSIGLIFGGLLENNSFIQEVSNNSLSIQKIQSIPAMIILWLGVIFL, encoded by the coding sequence TTGGATTCAAACAGTAGTAAAAACAATAACGAAAAATCACCTTATGAAATTTTAGGTGTAAAACAAGGTGCTGCTTTTGAGGATATTCAGAAGGCTAGAGATATTAAAGTTAAAGAGGCTGGTGAAGATTTAATTTTAAAAGCGAAAATAGAATCTTCCTTTGATCAATTACTCATGGGGAGTTTGAAAGCCAGGCAATCAGGGAATGTAAGCTATGAAGCTGTGAGTGCCTCAAAAAAAGAAAAACAAATTAATCAATTTACCAATAATAATTTCCCACTGCTTTCTAAGATAAAAAATTTAAATAATAATTCTAAGAACTCCAGCCAGTATAGTCTTCCAAAAATAACCACCCCCTCCTTTGATAATCTTTCAATAAAAATATCTGTTGGGTTATTGTTTTTAATTTTGTTATGTATCAGTCCAGACTCTAATAATAGACTTTTACTCTCTATCTCAACATTAATACTTACCTATACTCAAATTAAATCGGGCAAAAGATTTATAGGTTCTCTGGGTTGGAGTGTCACCTTTCTCTCGATAGGATTAATATTTGGCGGATTACTTGAAAATAATTCTTTCATTCAGGAAGTATCAAACAACTCCTTATCAATACAAAAAATTCAAAGTATTCCAGCCATGATTATTTTATGGCTAGGCGTAATTTTTTTATGA